CTCAGAGATAGTACATGTTGGATATTCTGGACCGCGCCGGTATGAGTCACTACAAACCGAGCATCACTCCTGTGGACACTCCAAGCTTTCTACTGATGGTGTTTCAGTCGCTGATCCGAGTCAGTATCGCAGTCTTGTCGGGGCTCttcagtacctcaccttcaccaGACCAGACATTGCGTATGCTGTTCAGCAGGTCTGCCTGTACATACATGACCCACGGGAACCTCATTTGAGCGCTCTTAAGCGCATTCTCCGGTACCTTCAAGGTACATTGGATCTCGGTCTACACCTCCACTGGACCTCTCCAGCTGATCTCACTGTCTACACCGATGCAGATTGGGCGGGCTGTCCTAACACACGCAAATCCACCGCGGGTTATGCAGTGTTTCTCGGGAACAATCTCATCTCCTGGTCATCCAAGCATCAGCCTACAGTGTCTCAGTCCAGTGCAGAGGCGGAGTATCGAGCAGTCACGAATGGAGTCGTCGAAGCCTGTTGGTTGCGCCAACTTCTGATAGAGCTTCGCTGCCCACTCCATTGTGCTACAGTGGTCTACTGCGATAATATCAGCGCCGTTTACCTCTCCACTAACCCGGTTCAGCATCAGCGAACCAAGCATATTGAGATCGACCTGCACTTCGTTAGAGAATGAGTCGCCCTCGGTGAAGTCCGCGTCCTGCACGTTCCCACTTCGTCCCAGtacgccgacatcttcaccaagggttTGCCGACGTCCGTGTTCACGGAGTTTAGGTCCAGTCTTAATGTTCGCGGTGCTCCCAGTTCAGACTGCGGGGGAGTGTTGGAATGTAATATGGCGTGTGGGCCTGCCTAGCCTCCCACAATGCCTATATATGTAAACGCTGATCCAATAATTATTGAGTATTTCCTAATCCTACTCTTTCAGTTGTTTTTCCCGTTCCCCCAAAACCAATAATACATACTGTTTTGTGTTCATTCAGCAATTTGATAagctcatctttcttttcctccATCTCCACAAGCTCCGACTCATGCTTGTCGACAGTCAGCTTCCTGGAGTTGGTGGACATAGTTTCAGGATCCTTCCACTTCTCGCAGTAACGCTGAACTAGCCCCTGTACCTGTATCTTTCGAGCCTTGAAAGTGCATGCATTGGTACTCTACTGTACGAAGCTGATGCCACCGTGCTCCAGACCATGCTTAAAGTCGTCTATGTCATCCTCTATGGCATAGGACATGTCCCGTGCCTCCATCATCCAGTCCTTGCATTCTGCATCAAGATCCTCCCTCTCCCATATATTCTTCAGGAGGGAGCTCACAGTCTTGAGATTGGATCTGAAGAACTCAAGGTCGATTCGGGTCTCCTCTGGAAGCTTGTCCTTATAATTCAGTAGATCCTTGAGCTTCTTTAGGGCCCCAAGGCCCCCTGTGGCAGCCGTCACCTACAGCCTCTTCCATGCCTTGCACACTCTCTAAGCTCACTTGCATTAATTTGTGTAGTGATGCAGGTTGATTGTATGGCCAGGGAGGACCTTCTAGCTGATGCGTTCCTCTGTCTTTTAACGATCCTTTGTGCTCTAGATGGTGGTGTGACTTGTGAGTGAGGACGCTTCAGATGATTGGCTGTATGCTCCAAGTGGACAACAGTCTACAGGTTGCCAGGTTTCCAAATCAGGCGTTTATAAAGAGAAAAAGGCTAATCAGCCGGCAGTCCTGAATATGTAATTAAAAAAGAACTTCGCAAAGGTGCTTATATTAGGACCTTGTTTGGATCCACCAGTTAAACTTTAGCTGCTAGGATCCAAACGGGggcagctaaactttagctggagGCCAAAATGTCATACATAATCCCTTTAGCCGCTCCAACCTAGCTAAAGCATGGTTAAAGATGAAATTGCTCCTCTGTTTTTCTCATGTCCACATCGGGCACAACAAAAGTAAGGGCAGCATgataaataaacaccaattagctAGATAATCCAAACAGCCCCAACCAAACTTTAGCTGGCTAAACTTTagccagctaaactttagctggccAAATTAGCcgggctaaagtttagctagggtggatccaaacagggcctaggtCAGTCTAAGGTTTTATGAGAGTTTTATAGGCATTAAGTAAGCTGACATGGCATCAGATCGATCACCAAAGTGGAAATTCACAATGGTGCTGCTACCTCTTTCTGGAAAGACTACTGGCTCCCTAGTGGCCCTATTTTTCTTTCTCACCCCGCTCTTTTCTCCCACACCACTAGGCCTAACGTCGCGGTTGCTGAAGTTTTTCAGGGTGGGATTGATTTGCGCTTGCGCCCTCGGCTAACCAGCGCAGCTCGCTCCAAGCTTGCCACCCTTCTTTCCTCCTTGCAGGACATTCGCCTTGATGATTCCAGTGATGTGCGCCTGATGCTGCTGACCGGCAAGCGTTTCAACACCAAAGATGCCTACGCCGCACTCAAGTCGCTCGCAGAGTATGAAGATCAGCACAGCAAATTCATATGGAGCTCAGCTGTCCCCAACAAGGTCAAGGTGTTCGCGTGGCTTTACTTCAAGGATAGACTAAGCTCTCGGTCCAACCTCTACCGAAAACATGTGCTAAGTGATGACATTTGTGGGAGATGCTCAAGTACCTGTGAAGACAGACACCATATCTTCTTCGTCTGCCCTTCGATTTCATCAATTTGGCTACACCTGGGAGTCCCAACTGCTACCTCCGTGTCTGATGACGGCCTCTGTAGTCTACACCCCCCTCATGGGCTTGATAAGGATCTTTGGCCCGCAATCTTGCTAACTATCTTATGGCGTCTTTGGGATGCTCAGAACAGTGCAATCTTCAGGCACGAGCGCTCTGCTGTCACTCAGATCATTGCCCGGGTGATAGATGACCTTACAATTTGGAAGAAACGATTTAGACTGAAGAAGACAGGCAGCCCTGATGGTGTTCAGGACTGGATTATGTATCTTCAGAGCTGTAGGAATTCAATCTCTGTATCTGATATTTCTCTGTAATGTTTGGATGTgcaatttcctttaataaaattctAGGTGGGGATCCTCTCCCCCCCGTAGTCTTACTAAAAAACATCAATCGATTAGTAAGGCATGCTTGATGCCAATCAAATCGGTGAACAATCATTTGGTGGTGTTGTGTGCGTGTGCCACTGACTCACTGCTTTGGTCCCGGGCTCGCGGTGGTGGCATGGTTCGTGGGCCTTGGCACCTGCAGTGGTCAAGGTTGGCTATTGGGCTAGCTATTGGCTATGCATGTGAGCCCTAGAGGCCTGGAGGGTGGAGGGTGGCGGCATCTAGCGCCACAGAAGCCCTACCCACCAGGGTTGCCGGACTGGAGCGTTGTGCTGGTGTGTTTGGTATAAATGTCCATGCAGCTCGAGGCACGGCGGCCCGGCACGAAGCCCGTatttttggcccggcccaagcacggcatGGGTCGATGATCAGCGGGCCCGGGTCGGCCCGGGCTGGGGGTACAGGCCGTGCCTAGGCCATCGCTCAAGCCCATGGGCTGGCACGGCATGGCCTGGCCTATAAGGGTCGGCCTGGTAGCGGCCCAGCATCCCCCACCCTAGTCCCCCACGGCCTGCCAGGCGGCCTAGCCCCAACGGCTCTCCCCGCCTCCCCCTCATATATAAGCACGCAGACACGGCGCCCTCTCCCTCACCCTGAACCCTAAATCATTTTCACTCCCTCCATCGCGCCGCTCTCGCCTCACCGTCTCGTCTGCTGGTGGCGTCCGACCTCCCCGACTCTAGTGACCTGGATTCGCCTGCCGCTGGTGAGCCGCTCGCTACTCCTCGCCTCCTCCTACCTGATCCCCTCCCTCtctgcctctcccttctccctctccatACCTCCCCTCTTGATCTCGGTGATTATGTGAGTTCGTGTCCCTGACTCCCCATCTGACCCTCCTCCGCTGCTCGCCGTCCTTCTAATCGGTGTGTCGTCTTTCTCTTGGTGGCCCTTGTCTTCTCCGGCACTAGGCTTCGGTTGCACGGGTACAACCctaaccctcctcttcttccattgATGATTGATCTATTCTGATCTGTTCTTTTcctcctccatctctttgcgTAGGTCGGTGGCTGATGCGTCATCCTCTAGCTGTGACATAGAGCGACCAAGGCTGCTCCAtgcaccgttgaggaacggtgctggagagCCCTCCGTGGTCGAgggcgccatggctggtgctgatgaTGAGATCGTCTGGCCGCTCACTAGCAACGACGATCTAATTGCGGCAGGCTTGGCCCCTAAGGACGACGATGACACCCATGATGACGCTGCTGCCTTGTTCGGTATCGATGTCGGTGGCGGCTCTGCTGCTCCGATCGATCTGGACGGCGGTGGTGGTGAAGGGGCGACGGCGACTGGGACCTCGGCCTACTCCAACGGCTCAGTTCCATCTGTTGCTGGTAACTCTTCTGGTGTTGGTACTGGTAAGCGTAAATCTGTTGTGTGggctgattttgatgagatctatgagactgtgaatggtAGGAAAATCTATACTAAAGCTACCTGAAAAATATGTAAGCAtactttgtctgctagatctaatGCATAACTGGGACTATAAACCTGATGTTGCTATATCTAAATTGTGtcgcttgattgctaggcttgatttgCCGTTGGGTATTGGTGAGATAGATGTATGGGAGGAGTACATTGttcgtgctcataaccctaggtttacTAAGGTGGCGTGACCATAAACTAACATACCTATCCTATCTATAgtggctagagatattatgtaTGTTCCTGTTTCTACTGTCTCTTCAGAATCATGTTTCAGCTTGACAGGAAGGATAATTGAAGAGCAACGACGACGCCTGTTGCCTGAAACTGTGGAGATGCTGGCTTACATAAAGGATTAGGAGTTAGGAGAAAGAAGGTTACAGCatgttgttgacaaccaagagttGAAAGACTCCTTTAAGAATCTTTATcatgatgaagatgcatctagggctactgctgctgctggcacATCTGGATATGCATCTGTCGCTTCTGCTGGTACTTAGTGTGTGAGACTTGAGAGTGATATGTTATCTTTGTATCTGTGACTGATACATGTGAACAATGGTTTAAGACTTAATTAAGAGCTGTGCtgcactttttttttctttctagggtttctcacaagggtgagttttatctagaaaggtttttaatgaggcagcattgcataAACAGCTCAATTATCTTAATTCCTTTGTCTCTTTTGGTGGCTTTTGTTAGAATTTAGAATCTGTGATCAATTTATTACTTGTGAATGTGAATGAATTGTTAAATGTGATTGTGAAAATGGAGAAGTGTTGGATGAGAGAAGCAGTTTGAGGTGTTTTAAGGGCACCGGGCCATGGGCTAGCATGGCCTGCGGATTTGGTCGTGCTTATCGGGCCGGCACAGCATGGATTTCGCCCCgtagggccgtgcttgggccgaaggccaggcacGAGATCCGAAGGGGCACTGTCCGAGAGGCatggcgtgccgtgccggcccgacctCCTACGGGCCGTGCCTAGCCCGGGCCCGGGCCATTGGCCAACTATAGTGTTTGGGTTCAGCGGCGACGGCTCCTGGCATGGCGCTTTGGACTGTGGGATAGCGAGATGCGGCGCAAGGTGCAGTAACGGTCACAGAAATGCCACGGAGGCATGAAGCAAGAAAAGGTCATTTCACGTCATCTGGAATAAAGCTAACGAGTCATGCCACATCattaatattttttttactataatagaccaatcaaaattatactaaATCTTCCCAACAAAACGTTTTTGGCTAAGAGCCTCTAACTATTATAAAAAAAATGAACACAACAAATCGCCTCCGTTAAAATTAAGGGCAAAACAACCCAAACAGGCTTCAAACCCAATCCAATGGCCGCCCCCGCACGCGCTCGGCGGCCAAGGATCGAATCCCGCCCCCGGCGCCTCGCGAATGTCTCTTTTTCCTTTTCACCGCTTCGTAACCTTCCCCTTCCTCTCCCCCGCTCCCGCAGCGAGCCCAGAAATCCACTGCAGCTCGCAATCCCCAACCCCGCGCCGCCGCTGATCCCGCCAGGATCAAGGCCCTCGCTCCCTCATCACGGGAACGGATGATCCCATGAGCTCGAGATCCCCGCGACGGCCACCATGCGAGCGAGCACATCGCGGAGGTTGGCGACGTGACGGCCATGCCCTAGAGAGCAGCCGATCGATCGCATGCAGCGCATCCGTCTCCTGAGATCCCCATTGCTCCCATGGGTAGCGGCAAGGCGTCGTCCCCGTGAGCTGCCGCCGCAGCCGGCGGGAGCGGGTTGCAGCCGGGCGGCGCCGTCTGCTGCATGTGCGGTGACCGCGGCCTCCTGCCCGAGCTCTACACGTGCGTGCATCCATCCACCCTCCGGTCTCTCTTATCATTTTTTATCTTATTAATGCGCGTCGTCGTCACTCATGTCCGTACCTACGACTGATCCCTAATTATATCTGcacttaggaataaactcatctAGGAGACTAGGACCAGGGATCAGAGGAGTTCGATACATATGATTCCCTTACTACTGTTTCAGTTGAGCATCTAACAATTTCAGCACATTGAAGTGAAGAACAACCCCGATTGAGTAAGAAAGCATGCTCCAGAAATTTCTCTTATATTTCTCTGTGATGTGATTTTTCATGAAACACCCTATGAATAATTATCCTTttagtgtaattaatttttttaatgATGCAGCTTACTAAAATTCTTGGCGCCAACTAATATATAATTTTTATTTAAATGTTCTTGCAGGTATAT
The sequence above is drawn from the Miscanthus floridulus cultivar M001 chromosome 15, ASM1932011v1, whole genome shotgun sequence genome and encodes:
- the LOC136507635 gene encoding secreted RxLR effector protein 161-like; translation: MSGATTAPSAGAPTNGPAGAAAPVDIASQVVASGTGCTTGRTTMTTTEVIVPVTNAHSMRTHGKDVADPSQYRSLVGALQYLTFTRPDIAYAVQQVCLYIHDPREPHLSALKRILRYLQGTLDLGLHLHWTSPADLTVYTDADWAGCPNTRKSTAGYAVFLGNNLISWSSKHQPTVSQSSAEAEYRAVTNGVVEACWLRQLLIELRCPLHCATVVYCDNISAVYLSTNPVQHQRTKHIEIDLHFVRE